The DNA region AGTTTAAAACACAAAGCTGAgaaatctcaacatatccatctAACTAAGGAATGAGTTACCTAGAATGAGCAACTATTATAGTTACATAGGAAGAAAGACGAATAATAACCAGTGTTGTTAAAGGAAGCGATCTTAAGCCCGAAAGCCCTGGTTGTGCACTTATACTCAATTAATATTTAGAAATATGCGATCAACTAAAATATTACAGAGATGATATTGGTCAAAAATTTGTAAATACACATTGCGGAAATAGCAGAGTGAAGAACAAAAAATATAGCTTTTTCCAAGCTTATTCTGCTTTTTGGTCTTTGATGCAGTAAGCAACACATCCCTTCAGGCTGGATAGTCACGGTTTTCCTGTTTGCTAGGCCTGAAGAGTGATCAAAATCACAAAAGAAATTGACTTCACAATAATTTAACTCATGCCAAATTAAAAATTTTCaaacaacaaaatcaattaaGTAAACAACACAAATTTTTTACAATTGGAAATATCACCTCACCAAACATGACAAGCTTAACCTCAATAGCAAAACATATGTATAAGCTTCCTAGATCCCATACAACATTAGAATTCTACATGACAATATGTACTTCACAATTAATCAACAATCTTATCACGTAAAGCAGACATTACAAGTCTAAATGATAATTGCATGTACGCTATAAAGATTAAACAAAAAAAGTAATCTTATCACGTAAAGCAATGGACAACTTCAACTGATGATATCAATGGAACATAATTCTGATCTAAAAGTCCTATAAACAAAACATCCCTATATTATAACCAAAAAAGAATTCCTATTGATGAGCACGAAAAGATACAAAGAAGAAAAGCTTTAAACATGCTTATACCGACAATAAACTATAAAATATGCGACAAGTATACAACCAATTATGAAGTTTATTATGTAAACTACCAGTCAGTTTTGTAACAAACTATATTTCTTGATGAATTGATGTATATACATTGACGTATAAAGACTACTCTACCCTTATAAAGATATGTGCAAATAATACTTAATACTTATCAGCCCCCCCTCAAGTGATGTAGGATCCAAAAGAACACTGAGCTTGTCACGCAAAAATATCAACCGTGGAGAGGGAAGAGGCTTGGTTAACAAATCCGAAAGTTGATCTTGGTTGGGGACGTATTGAACTTGTAGGGCACCAGAAGCCACCTTTTCTCGAACAAAGTGAATATCAATTTCAATATGCTTAGTGCGGGCATGCTGGACAGAATTGTGAGCCAAATAAATACTGCTAACATTGTCACAAAATATTGTAGAAGACGAAGGAGGTAGATTGAGATCCCTCAGTAATATTGACATTAGGTGGTGGAGGCACTAAATCCCAAGTATGGTTGGCCATGAGAGCATTGTACTCTTCAGCCATTGCACGTCTCCAATGAGGACATTTGTTAGCATCCGTAAAAGAAGATGGTTCGGATGGAAGAGAAGAGGTATGAGAGATCAAGGATGGCAGGATCCATGTTTTGAGTGATCCTGTTTGCTTGCGGGTAACCATATGATGAATCATAGAGAAAGAAGGAGATAATTCTGAAGAAGTTACGGGTGTCGGAGATGCGGTGGTAATTGGATTGTGCGCATCTGTAGGTGTAGTATGTGTAGGAGTGAGTGGTTGAGCCACATTGGGATTCTGTAGTTGGTTGGCTAAGGATAAAGAACGTACTGATGCATTATTTAGATGTTGAGTTGCAGACGGAGTAGGTTGGTTGTTAAGAGCTGGCACTAAAGTAGGAGAATAAGCTGGAGAGGATAAATGTGAAGTATTGAGATTAGATACGAAATTAGAGTTTGAAAATAAGGACGAATTTAAAGGAGAAAGATTAGGAGGGAGCTGCCGTGGAGAATTATGAAAGCTAGTAGGCAGGGATAAATCAATTCTGTTAGGAAATTTAAAAAGAGAAACAGCGGCTGAAGCAGAACATTGTGAGATTAGATACGGATAAGGAAAATAATTTTCGTCAAATCGTACATGGCGAGAAATAAAAACTTTGTTACTGGAAGGATCAAAGCATCGAAAACCTTTGTAATTTAATGGATAGCCAAGAAAAACAGAGTGTTTGGAACGCAGACTTAATTTATTTTGGCAATAGTCGCCTAAGTTAGGATAACAAGAACAACCAAAAACACGTAAATGATTATATGCGGGTGGCTTATGAAAAAGAAGCTCAAAAGGAGTTTTGTAATGAATTACAGAAGACTGAAGAATATTGAGAAGATGAACAGCAGTGTGGAGTGCTTCTACCCAAAATTGAAAGGGAAGAAAGGCTTGAAAAAGAAGAGAACGTATCATATTAAGAATGGTGCGATGCGTACGCTCAGCCTTTCCATTTTGTTGGCGCGTATGTGGGCAAAAAATTCGAAGAGAAATACCATTGTTGTTCAGAAAAGAGCGAAACACACCAAGCTTAACATATTCGGCAGCCCCATCGCATTGTAGCATTTTTATTTTAGAAGAAAATTGAGTAAAAACAGATGCATAAAATTGCTTAAACATGGTGAAGGCTTTGCTTTTGCGTTTAAGAGGAAAAACCCAAGAGAACTTAGTGAAATCATCATGAAAAAGTATGTAATAACGAAAACCAGTAACTGAGGGGACGGGAGAAGTCCAAATATCACTATGTATCAATTCAAATGGAGAGGAAATAAAATTACTGGAATTCATGAAAGGTAGTTTGTGGTGCTTGCCAAGTTGACAAGCATTACATAAGGAATCTAAACGCTTCATTGAAGAAGTACAAGGCGATTTATTTTCTCAAAATAAACTAGCTAAAACTAAAGTGCTTGGATGTCCTAAACGACGATGCCAAATAGTTGGAGAAGCACGAATTGCAGCAAAAGCGGTAGAAGCAACACCACCACCAAAGGAAGAAGACGAGAGAGAGTAGAGAGGTCCAGCACTATTGCACCTGAGAAGTGTTTTCATCGTCTTGAAGTCCTTGATAGAAAAATCAAAATCATCAAACTCAATAGAAAATTTATTGTCCTTAACAAATTTTCGGACACTAAGTAAATTAGCAGAGAGATGTGGAACAATTAAAACATCTTTTAGAgaaaaaactgaagagggagtAGAAAGATTACCATGACCCGTATATGAGATCGGAAGCTGAGTTCCATTACCTACTATAACACGATCATTACCATCGTAAGGAGAAACTGAAGATAGATTAGTAGCATTAGGTGTCATATGAGAAGAAGCACCAGTATCTACGTACCAATGGGTATTATTTGATGAAGCATATGATGCTGGTGTAGATTGAGGTTGAGTGGCTGAAAATAGAGCTTTAGGATTAAGAGAAGGGCAGTCACGGGCAGAGTGATTTTGGGTGGAAACAAAGTTGACACTGAACAAAACTGTAGCCAGGAACGAAAGAAAGGAATTGTGGTAGTGGACCTAAAATAGAGGAACCATGAGGTTGAGGGTTGAAGTACTGGGGTGTAACAACAAAGGGCTTTGAGTAACCATGATTATGACGACCTCTACCTCGTCTGCCATTAGAATTACGACCTCCGTTATAATTTCTACCACGACCTCTGCCATGAGAATTTGAAGATTGTTGTTTTGCAACAAAAGCGATGGTAGAATGATTTGCAGAAGGAGAAGAAATACTTGCCAATTGAGACTcatgaagaaaaagaagagaacgaGTTTCGACAAAAGAAGGAAGAGGGACCTGGGTAGATATAGAGGTACAGGTACTAACAGACATATAATCCGAGGGAAGGCCAGACAGAATTTGAAGAACAAGATTTGTGTCTGATATTGGATTACCAACAGAGGTTAAAGCATCAGCAATCGATTTGAGACGATGAACATATTCATTAATGGAGAGATCACCCTTTTTAAGATTATGAAATTGAACTTTAAGTGGGAGAGTACGAGAAGAAACTTGATCACGAAACAAACGTTCTATTTGAAGCCAAGCTTCACGCGCAGTGAGAGAATGATTTGGTTTGATAATAGCTTGGAGAATCTCTTGTGAAATTGTAGCTTGAATCCATGAAAGAACAACAGAATCCAGTTGAATCCATTGATGGAAAGACGGACTAGGGACTGAGGTGCCGTTATCATTAAGAACAGTGGGTGACGGACAAGAATTACTGCCATCAATAAAACCGTAAACTCCATGACCTTTGAACACAGGCAAAAAAAAGTTCTCTCCATAGCATATAATTGGTATAATCAAGAACAGTAGGGACCAGATTTTTGATGTTAGAGAGAGAGCTGGCAGAATGAGAGGAGGCATTAGGGAGAAAGAATTAGCCATAACTGTAGAGGTTGAAGAAGTAGACGAACTAGTCATAACTGGAGAGGTTGAATAATTAGATTGACTGGAAGAAGATGCCATGAATCTAGAAAGAAAAAGAACGTAGATATAAAACCTAAGCAATCTGATACCATGTAACAAACTATATTTCTTGATGAATTGATGTACATGtacacgatatatatatatatatatatatatatatatatatatagaatatacATCGACGTATAAAGACTGCTCTGCACTTATAAAGATATGTACAAATAATACTTAATACTTATCAAGTTTGAAACTTACCTGGCAAGAGATTTATGTGGCTTTACGAACCTAAAAACAACAAAACAGTTACCGAGAACCTAAGCAAACTACAAATAAGTCATTAAATAGTTCAAACCCTACGCTATTAAATAATTCGAACGCTACGCGATTAGATAGTTCAAAATCAAAACCTAGAAAGTTATCATCAAACTGTTACTAAATAATGATCAcaaattttgtatatatatagcaATAAGTACAATATAGAGAAAAGCTTTAAACATGCTTATACCGATAACAAACTGTAAAATCTGTGACAAGTATACAATCAATTATGAAGTTTATTATGTAAACTACCAGTTAGTTTGAAACTTACCGACAAGAGGTTTATGTGGCTTTACGCACCTAAAAACAACAAAACAGTTACCCAGAACTTAAGCAAACAACAAATAAGCCATTAAATAGTTCAAACGCTACTCTATTAAATAATTCAAACGCTGCGTGATTAGATAGTTCAAAATCGAAACCCTAAAAAGTTATCATCAAAACCATTACTAAATAATGATCGTAAATTCTgtaaatatatattaaaaaaaccgCAATAAGTACAATATAGAGAGTTTCAATTAGAAGATTAAGTTGAAAACCTTGATAAGAATCGTATCTCCCAGGAAAAGCTGAAGTTTCTTCATATTAGCTACTAAAAATTTCAGCAGTATAACTCATGGAAAGATTCGTAAATATTTATGGTAGTTATAGAAAGATTAAATTAAATTGGAGTCTTTAGGTAGTTCCATAAAGATTAAAAAATATGACAAGATTGGTATTCATTGTCGAAGGAATCAAATTATTTATGGTAATGTTTTATTGTTTAACTAACCAAATTAGGTATGCCTTGTTTTATTTTCTAACTCCTACGAGCAGTCAAACATGTACTTATTGCAGTTATTATTGATTTTAGCTATTTCTTCAAATAAGAAAAGAATTATTATATGGTAAAATTGTGGAGATAGTAAATGactattttatttattgtagagtcttttaatgaagggaaaaaaattcaatcaacatttctaagtatatatatatatatatatatatatatatatatatatatatatatatatatatatatatatatatatatattgtatggcTACAGTAAGttgttttcaaatataaaaagagttcattcttttttgcatgaattaataagaaaataagttcacataaattgaaacggaaggagtatctttttaatattttgaattgtcaattattCTGACTTATAATATATTTTACTTAGTTTCCTAATAGGtaattcaaaaaatttaaagattccTCAAATTCATGATCAAAATTAAactgtttgactctcgaaattcaaattgtgtcacataaattcGCACCTCCAGAATAATTAAAACTGTTCATATTTTCTCAATTTAAAATAAAATCCAATATGTATACCTTGTCTTTCCCCAACACAACCTAATGTACATGAAATGAAAATGCAAATGAAGGATTTATACAAAAGTGCGCgagaaaacaaaaaagaaaaaagaaaatgtgaTGAGAATTGAAAGGAAAAAAGCAAACAACGTGACATCAACGTAGGCCCCACTCAGCTACCACAGCGTATATAAACCCCCACACTCCCATTTCCTCTCCTCACAAAACAAACACCATTAACGGCTTTCTCTCAGTTTCTCCCACCCAGTTTTCACACGTTCTAAGCAGAAGTACAAGCAATGAAGCGAAAGTTACAACACTCCGAAGCATCATCACTTCATCAACCGGCTGTAAAGAAACAGCTTCGATCAAAGTTACCTCGCCGTAAACGATCATATATCTCTCCGATAATTCTACCTTCATTCTCTATTTCAAATTCGTCTCATTTAACTAGTGAAATTTCACGTGATTCGAGCAAAAGTAATTCTGTTAATAAGCGTGAAATTGAAGGAGAAAACGAATTTCGTAGAGTTACTAGAGCTTATTTCAGGAAGAATAATAATCAGAAGAAGAATAAGGATGATGCTGACGTGGAATTATCGGAATGCTCTTGTGTTGATTCGTGTACTTCTCAATTCAttggaaaaatcacaaaaaatgaAGATCCAGTTGAAATTGAGGATTCTGATGCAATTTCGACATTAGTGAAAGTTTCTAGTGATTTTTGCGATAAAATATCAAAATCTGAAAGCGATGTTGTTGAAGGAACTGCGATAATCAACGACGAAGTAATTCACATTTCTACTGAATTCACTGTAAGTTGTATTAAATGATCAGCTTGCTTCAATTTGCACTGAAAATTTACATTTCTACTGAATTCACTCTAAGTTCTATTAAATCTACTTGCTTCAATTTGTACTGAAAATTTACATTTCTACTGAATTCACTGTAAGTCTATTAAATCTACTTCCTTCAATTTGCACTGAAAATTTACATTTCGCAATATCTAATTTGTCTAAATTCAACGATTTTGAATTTCACATTTCTACTGAATTCACTGTAAGTGCTATTAAATCTAGTAGTACTTCCTTTAATTTCTACTTGAAATTTACATTTCACAAAGTCTAATTAATCTCTCTCTAAACTCATCGAATTTAAAGTTCATAAAATACTGAGATTAGTGAAATCAGCTGGTATGAGATTGAGATAGTAATGTATTGTTTTTTGTTGAAATTCACGTGTTATTGAAGTTCCttttttgttgttgatattttataAGTAACGGAGTATTTGTTAGCTTAATATCATTATGATTCTGTTattttcctttaattttaatttacATTTCACAAAGTCTAATCTCTCTCTAAATTTACGTTTCAAAACAGAAGAGAAATGCAAAAGTCATTGAAGAAACTGAGGATTCTGATGCAATTTCAACATTTCTCAAAGCTTCTAGTGATTTTTCCAGTAAAATCTCAAAATCTGTAGTTGAAGGAACTGCGAAAATCGACGATGATGATGTGGTTTCATTCAATTCAGTGTTACAATCGCCTTCTGAATCGAAATGTGGAAATTTATCAGTTCAAGCAATCAAATGTACTGAAAACAGAGCAATCGAAGAAGATATGGAGTCCGAAGTTTCAAAATTATCTGCTGCAACACATGCACATGATAAGCTCAATGGAAGCGCAGCTTTTGATCTAGAATGTTCTGAAAATTTCTCAATCAAATGTAGTGAAAACAGAGCAATTGAAGAAGATATCGAGTCCAAAGCTTCACTAATAGAATTATCTGCTGCAACACAGGCACATGATAAGCTCAATGGATCAGCAGAATTTGATCTAGAATGTTCTGAACAAGGTCAAAACAGAGCAATCGAAGAAGAAATCAACTCTAAAGTTTCACAATTAACTGCTGCAACACAGGCACACGATAAGCTCAATGGAGACGCAGAATTTGATCTAGAAAGTTCTGAACAAGGTGAAAACAGAGCAACAGAAGAAGAAATCAACTCTGAACAAGTTTCAAAATTATCAGGTGCAACACATGCACAGGATAAGCTCGATGCTGATGCAGAATTTGATCTAGAATGTTCTGAGAATTTTTCAATTATTGACGTCTCTGATGACTACTATTCATCAGCTTACTCAGATATTTTTCCGGATAGTTCCGATATAGATCTATCGGATTATAGTCCATCGTATTGGTATGAATCTGGAAGCCAATTTTCTGAGAAATCGAATGTAGATGCTACTCCTTCACCTACTTTCACGTTGTTTCTTTGGTTTAGTCAACAGTTCTGTAGATCAACCGTTGCTTTGCAATCTACTCATGTAAACTCATCTGAAGATCACGTTTCTACTGAATTCACTGTAAGTTCTATAGTTTTAAAGTTACATTTCATAAAATATAATTAATCTCTTTCTAAATTCATCGACTTTGAACTTCATAAATACTGATGTTGAGATGTAATTATTGTTTATGTTGAAATTCACATGTTATTGAAGTTGTTTTGTTTATATTGTATATTTGGTAGTTTAATatcattatgattatgttattttCCTTTAATTCGTTCTGAAACTTTACATTTCACAAAAATATAACCCCTCTCTAAATTCATCAAATTGGAAGGTCATAATTATAGACACTGAGTAGTTGAATTCATGAAACAAATATAAATGTAGCAGAGTAGATATAGAGAAAATAGATGGCGGATTCAACTACTCTGATTTTTAGAGATAACTATTGTTCCTGTTGAAATTCATGtgctattgatttttttttttgttgttgatattttatattatttattagcTTAATATCATTATGATTCTGTTATTTTCCTCTAATTTGTACTGAAAATTTACATTTCACAAAAACTAACCTCTCTCTAAATTCATTGATTTTGAAGTTCATAAATACTGAGTAGTTgaatgaaaaactaatataaatgtACCAGAGTAGATATAGAGAATGTAATTTATTCAACTAGTTTGAGATTGAGATAGTAATGTATTGTTTTTGTGGAAATCCACGTGTTAttgaagtgttttttttttctttcaaatattGTATATTTGTTAGCCTTAATATCATTATGATTATGTTTATTTTCCTTTATGAAATACAAATACTGAGTAGttaaatgaaacaaacataaatGTACCAGAGTAGATATACAGAATTTAAAACTAGCGGATTCAGCTGGTATGAGATTGAGATAGTAATTACTATTGTCTCTGCTGTAATTCACGTGTTCGTGTAGCTCTTTTTTGATAGTATTGCGTATTTTTTAACCTTAATAtcattatgattctgtttattttCCTTTATGTATGGAAGGGATTGGAAAATGAAGAGGATGAAGAGAGCTATAGGATGATAAGAAACAGAGAGAAGAGACAATTGTATCTACACGATTATGCCGAGGAATACTGTTCCACTACACACTATGGCGATTTAATCGTACAGCAGCGGTTACAGATGGTTCATTGGATACTTGAGGTTAGTTAGCAATGAACGTGTTACACTTACTCCCCGCATTACTTTCTAGTTGATCTGAAATTAATGCAgttaaaaatttgaaaaaattacgctctatgtctacTAGGATAAAATACTTACGCCATGTAGttcatattttgagtttgttaccggtttagcccatatttatgtataaacaccttttatgcACTATTCCATCcatttgacttgacacggagtttaagaaagttaaaaagacttttgaatcttgtggttgttAACTAAAGATATGTAAAATGTATTAAAATgctctttaatcttgtggtcttaaacaagcgatgtggaaagttggaattaagagttgccaaaaaaggaaaaagatattctttctaaaacagactaaaaaggaaagtaaaacaAACATTTTGAAACGGAGAGAatattgtatacatatatacaaggtggatacattatgtataatgctttccccagatataatattgtataaactaaaatatggctatgtggtgtaGTATTATATGTTGGGTTGTATATTTCTGAAAATTTTCCAGATATATTTTGAACAATTTCTCTGGAAATTGATGCTATTATCAGATCAAAGTTTTGTGACATGTTATATATGTGGGAAATTTTACGGCTAATAGTGCATGTGGAAGTTATAATTTCTAACCACTGGTAGTAAGGCAATGGAATCCACCTTGCACGTGAGCCTATAATGTTGCTGTCCATATTGCACCATTTTTCTGAAATGATGAAATAACGGTCCATAGATTATAATCCTCCCTTTTATATTGCACAAGATGTTTGATTAGATACAAGAGATAATGAGTTATACATAGAATAAGGAAATTAATTAGTTACTATTTCTTTAGTGTATAGGAAACTAATTGGATACTTGAGGTTAGTTAGCGATGAACATGTTATTAATCCCCCCGTTCCTTATTAGTAGTTGATCTGAATTGCAGTTAAAAATTTCTCTGGATATTGATGCCATTAGCCAATCAAATCAATTTTGCGTGACATGTTATGTATGTGGAAAAATTTACGGCTTATAGTGCATGTGGCAGTTATATTTTTAACTACTGGTAATCAGACAATGAAATCCAGTTTGCACGTGAGTGTTGCTGTCCATATTGCGTGATGGGGGCTTGTGTGCGCTTAAATATTAGTGGTACCATTTTTCTGGAATAAAGTAACGGTCCATCGAGTATAATGATTGAAATTTTATTTGATAAGACATTACATAGAATTTCAAAATTCAAAGAATTAAATCAATTTAAATTCATGAAATCTGTGATAGTTGATATCGTCAAACATTTTGGAGAGATAGAAAATGAGAAGGATGTCATGTAAGTTGAAATAGACAGAGTATTATAACTCGCTACTCAGACCTTTCTATAATGACACCCGCATATAACAGCACCTCTGTATAATAGCTAAGATTTTTCGGaatcgattttttatgttatattttacttctctataacagcatttcacCTATAACGGCAACCAACTTTATagcagtacgctctttgtaaaattaccccccataTAACAGCTATCCTCTTTTTttagtaatataataattaatcatctttataaaaatagaatatctataattaccaataataagagtagaaattttgaccaaatatttgatcatttaatacactatttatgacaaaaaaatatcatatgaatatatatatatatatatatatattcatcattaaacgattttccttcgttatacaaagtgtgattaagcttagaatttgacaattaaaatgaaaattagattttatgcatcttttttgcctataacagcgaagtattatttaaatgtcaatgttgttataggtgtataacagtcattctgaaaaatttcggacccaaccatactgttatagagaggtttgactatatTTGCTTTCTATCCATAGAGCAACTCATAGAATAAtcttaaactaaaaataaatgaaaaggtGAAATTTTAGGCATTTCAGGTGTTTACCATCAAAATGGTTCTTAAAACCCAGTGGTACTGGGAGTAGTCCAATTCCGCTTAACTGCTGTTACTTACAATTAAAAAAAGATTAGAAATTTTACAGTTCTTTAGATGGTGGAAAGTGAGAAAGTATTCCTTGGCATCTCAAGATTCCCATTTTTTCTGCTGAGAATTGCAATATAAAACATAGCCTTTTGTTTTCCATACTGATGGATACTACTAATCTTGATTGAGAGCCTTGgtaatacaaggaaagaaaaatttGACCCAACAGCCTATGCTTCGGAAATTTACATATACAGACTAATTTCACTAGTGTTTTGGGGGTTTACCCTGCAGTCTAATGTTggacattatttcttttacagcAAGCTACGAGGAAGGACCTTCAGAAGGAGACCATGTTCTTAAGTGTCAACCTCTTTgacagatttttaagtaaagGGTACTTCAGAACCAAAAGATGCCTTCAAATTGCTGGCATAGCCTGCCTTACTCTGGCAGTCAGGATAGAAGAAAACCAGCCTTTCAACAGGTAATGCTTCTTGCTCTGATATTATTTAGGCCTTCTTCAATTGAGAGCCACCAGAGTATCAGAATGAATTAAAGAAAGTGCATTGAGAAAGAGCTTGAAATCAAATGTAAAATCTGAGGGAGTTCAGCAATTGCAAATTACCTTGCATTCATTTTCTGCGATGTTACTGGGAAATATAGCAAAAATTTCAGAAAGGAAAGCTCAAAGTGACAAGAGTGAGGACATTACACAATTCAAAAGTCTTTATATTTAACATTCCCTATCATTATTAAAGAATACTAATCTGATTAGGTGTCATTTGCAAAAGAGCTACTTATTTGACAAGTTCACAACTTCTGTTTCAGCATTCGCCAGAAGACATTCGTTGTTGCAGGCACTGCATATAGCTGTTCTGAAGTGGTGGCTATGGAGTGGCTGGTGCAGGAGGTCCTCAACTTCCAGTGCTTTCTTCCAACAATATACAACTTCTTATGGTACAAAGATTAACCATGTTGTACAGTTGCTCAAGATCTGAAATTTGATGATTTTGCCTTACCTAAATAAGAGCCATCCATCTACTTTATACGTATTTTGTCACAACAACACAGGTTCTATCTTAAAGCTGCTAGAGCTGCTGAACATGTGGAAAGGACAACTAAATACCTGGCAGTACTAGCTTTGCTGGGTCATGAGCACTTGTGCTACAGACCATCAACTGTAGCATCTGCACTGGTGATTCTCGCTTTATCAGCTGCCAATCTTTATGCCTCCTGCCATTTGGTTACGAAGGTAACTTCTGAAAGGCATAAATATTTAATCCAAGTGAAAATGTATCTGTGACTTTCTTTTAACTTGCAAATGCGACTTCAAACACGAATACACGTATTATTCTTGAGCACTACTTTGCAATTGACTGTTTTCTTCAAGTGTGGTCTCATGATGGATAGTGCATTTGAACTCCAATTCACATGATTTTTCGTACCTTCATTCGCAGACTCATGCCAAAATAAAGGACGAAGATTTACCTGAATGCATAAAGGTACTATATCCCTACCTACCAGTATTTAGCTCAATTTGTTTCTCTGCAGAAACACAGGCAGAGTAGAAGTTGTGATATTAGTTTAATGAAGTTTACTGCTTTACCTTACCAAAGAAGTTTCCTAATGGCACGTTCATACATGACAGAGCTTGGAATGGTTGGTGAAGTACATATGATATGAAGGTGGAACAGCATCACAGTACATATGATATGAAGGTGGACCAGCATCTCAGTCATTCTTCTCATATTTTGGAGTCAATCGGTTTAATCTTCTCATTCTTTTGCTGAAACTTTTTCTTAGTCTCTTCTCAAAGTCACATGTAATAACTTCAAGATATTCTCTTGAAGTTTGATCAAGTGATGCTTACTTCATTATTTTGTCCTTGTAACAGGACCAAATATACACTTTATGTCTACTGTCCTTACCAGGAAACAAGATGTAGAAAGAACATAAAGCCACTCTTGTATTCAGTAACGCCTTGTATCCAAAAGTATCAATGACAATAAACAATGATTTTAGCTGATAAAGAAAATTTGTGATCTATGTTGAACTCAAATATTGAATGAGAAAGAGAGTTTGGCAATGGCAAAGTTGAAAGCTTGTGCTATTAATTTAGTATGGCCTATGCCTCAACAGGTTAATGCTCACTCTCCTGGTTTTATTTTACAAGCCTAGCCAACTGACTTAGAATGCCTCAACAGGTAAATTCTCACTGTCCTAGTGTTATTCTGAAAAACTACCTTACAACCACCACAATTCAAAGGACAGAGCACAGTCAAAACGAGTAATTCAAGCAATATATAATGTTAATCGTT from Lycium barbarum isolate Lr01 chromosome 10, ASM1917538v2, whole genome shotgun sequence includes:
- the LOC132616022 gene encoding cyclin-SDS gives rise to the protein MKRKLQHSEASSLHQPAVKKQLRSKLPRRKRSYISPIILPSFSISNSSHLTSEISRDSSKSNSVNKREIEGENEFRRVTRAYFRKNNNQKKNKDDADVELSECSCVDSCTSQFIGKITKNEDPVEIEDSDAISTLVKVSSDFCDKISKSESDVVEGTAIINDEVIHISTEFTKRNAKVIEETEDSDAISTFLKASSDFSSKISKSVVEGTAKIDDDDVVSFNSVLQSPSESKCGNLSVQAIKCTENRAIEEDMESEVSKLSAATHAHDKLNGSAAFDLECSENFSIKCSENRAIEEDIESKASLIELSAATQAHDKLNGSAEFDLECSEQGQNRAIEEEINSKVSQLTAATQAHDKLNGDAEFDLESSEQGENRATEEEINSEQVSKLSGATHAQDKLDADAEFDLECSENFSIIDVSDDYYSSAYSDIFPDSSDIDLSDYSPSYWYESGSQFSEKSNVDATPSPTFTLFLWFSQQFCRSTVALQSTHVNSSEDHVSTEFTGLENEEDEESYRMIRNREKRQLYLHDYAEEYCSTTHYGDLIVQQRLQMVHWILEQATRKDLQKETMFLSVNLFDRFLSKGYFRTKRCLQIAGIACLTLAVRIEENQPFNSIRQKTFVVAGTAYSCSEVVAMEWLVQEVLNFQCFLPTIYNFLWFYLKAARAAEHVERTTKYLAVLALLGHEHLCYRPSTVASALVILALSAANLYASCHLVTKTHAKIKDEDLPECIKSLEWLVKYI